In Achromobacter pestifer, the DNA window GGGATCTCGGGTCAGGGCGGTCAGGGTTATGACAACGCCTGCGCCGCCGATTGGCGGCGCGGCCACGCCGTAAAGCGCGCCGCCCGCGACCAGATCGCTGCCGATGCGCCGGCCGGCAGTGTCCATCGTGCGCTGCCGCTTCCTGCGGTAGGCGATGGCGGCGAAAACGCCTAGTAGCAGAATGCCGGTCGAGATGTACGGGTTCATCGCGTTATGCAGGATGTGGGCTGGGCATGCATGGCTGGCTGCAGCTGGGGCGCGGTGCGCATGCGCGGCGATAAAGCTTCATGATACCGTGGCCGCAGCATCACTGCGCTGCCCATAATATGGTCAGAACCGTGCTCTACGTTTGAGGTGGAAGATTCCTTGGTCTGAAATTTGCATGCGCGCATTGCGCATTGCAGAGGTTCTAAATGACTGAACAGATCAAGAACTCCGTCCGCACGGAGCGTGTGGGTGATGTATGGCTGATGCAGATCGACAATCCTCCAGTGAACGCCACCTCGCATGAGGTGCGCATCGCTTTGGCCGAAGCCGTGCAGCAGCTCGATGCGGATCCCACGCTGGTTGGCGGGGTGCTCGCCGGCAGCGGTAAGACTTTCGTGGCCGGCGCGGATATACGCGAATTCGGCGATCAGGTTTCCCGTCAGCCTCTGTTGGGCGTCGTGATAGACGGATTGGCCCAGTGCCGCAAGCCCATTGTGGCGGCCTTGCATGGGTTCGCTCTGGGAGGCGGCTTCGAACTGGCGTTGGGTTGCGACGCTCGGATAGCCAAGGCAGGCACCATCGTCGGCCTGCCCGAGGTGACGCTGGGCATACTTCCGGCCGCAGGCGGCACGCAACGCCTGCCTCGACGTACCGGCCTGGCCCGGGCGATCAAGCTCATCTGCAACGGAGAGCGGTTTTCAGCCGCCCAGGCATTGGAATGGGGGCTGGTCGATGAAGTCGTGGAGGACGGGCTCATAGACCGGGCGGTGGCGCTGGCCCGCAGCATGCGCGGACGCAAGCGGGATCTCCTGGATGAGCCCTTGCCCACCGAGGACGCCGCGGCCGTCGAGGCTGCCGCGCAGGCCGCCATGCGGACTGGCAAGGCGCGGCCGGCAGTGGTCGCCGCGATCGAGTCGATCAGGAACGCGGCCCGGTTGCCCGCGCGGGATGCGCTGGCCGCCGAGCGTCGCTATTTCCAGGAACTCCGGCTTACGCCCGATGCCTTCGGGCTGCGCCACCAGTTCTTTGCGGAACGGGAGTCGATGAAAGTGCCCGAACTGGCCTCTGTCCAGGCAAGGCCGGTGGGTACGGTGGCAGTGGTTGGCGCTGGGACGATGGGAGTGGGCATCGCGATCAGCGCGCTGGAGGCGGGTTTGAATGTCATCCTGCTGGAGCGCGACGAGGCCGCGTTGCAGCGCGGCAGCACGCGCATCCGGACGCACTATGCGGAACGCGTCGCGGCGGGAAAGGCTTTGCCGGCTCACGGCGAGCGCATGCTCGCGCTGCTGGAGACCACGCTGGATTGGACTCGCCTCGCGGCCGCGGATCTGGTGATCGAGGCGGTGTTCGAGCAGTTGGACGTCAAGCAGGAGGTGTTCCGGATAATCGACCAGCATGCGCGCCCCGGCGCGGTGCTGGCGACGAACACGTCCTATCTGGATGTGGACAAGATCGCTCAGGCCACTTCCCGTCCGGCGGACGTGCTGGGCCTGCACTTCTTCAGCCCGGCCAATGTCATGAAGCTGCTGGAGGTGGTGCGCGGCAGCGCGACCGCGGCTGACGTGC includes these proteins:
- a CDS encoding 3-hydroxyacyl-CoA dehydrogenase NAD-binding domain-containing protein, with the protein product MTEQIKNSVRTERVGDVWLMQIDNPPVNATSHEVRIALAEAVQQLDADPTLVGGVLAGSGKTFVAGADIREFGDQVSRQPLLGVVIDGLAQCRKPIVAALHGFALGGGFELALGCDARIAKAGTIVGLPEVTLGILPAAGGTQRLPRRTGLARAIKLICNGERFSAAQALEWGLVDEVVEDGLIDRAVALARSMRGRKRDLLDEPLPTEDAAAVEAAAQAAMRTGKARPAVVAAIESIRNAARLPARDALAAERRYFQELRLTPDAFGLRHQFFAERESMKVPELASVQARPVGTVAVVGAGTMGVGIAISALEAGLNVILLERDEAALQRGSTRIRTHYAERVAAGKALPAHGERMLALLETTLDWTRLAAADLVIEAVFEQLDVKQEVFRIIDQHARPGAVLATNTSYLDVDKIAQATSRPADVLGLHFFSPANVMKLLEVVRGSATAADVLATGMSLGKRLKKSPVLCGNAFGFIGNRIYNVYRQQCEMMLEDGAWPETVDTALERLGFAMGPFSVGDLAGLDIPWAMRKSQAATRDARVRYIDVLDKLCELGRHGRKTGAGYYRHDEAKAPRVSDETVRSIIQDASDRRGISRRELGDEEIQRRSMLAMVNEAAWVMHERIAMRASDIDVVMVLGYGFPRWLGGPVHWARRQDRARLVEDLQEIARSTGHGFDVADLSPILDQ